In a genomic window of Carassius gibelio isolate Cgi1373 ecotype wild population from Czech Republic chromosome A3, carGib1.2-hapl.c, whole genome shotgun sequence:
- the maptb gene encoding microtubule-associated protein tau isoform X1, with the protein MDHQDHMNSGQMGDSQHSLGNNIASGVGNMTIDDSHQQDIKNGRAAHMGMDDGPVKEELTPGSPPKNGRSSVASVDGEGEQENGKKESSVSSRESPVSPHPLPTTLADDLSSGITGFESQVKRSPSEKMSDHHSASGSEEEEKEENEIEKSDRIFSPGVEDASKCAINIKKDEEEDKVVSEEEEEETGVSNTPDLSTQKDYIIHDEHETPTHLRMTPEEAKKRGLSFDYTEPQDPHQGGPVGWECSSDKTPPEIKSPNSCRADPGSPLSLSAAADRTQEESSLTDIQTDAQEEEEEVEVPEPDQEEEVTTVPLSSQEVAAPKMEPKAEEHREPEEAKEIKRDTFLETSDGDHIDTEKVQPVDTPEPVATKAKDAVKPSAQVMPTKAPSKETPVKESPAKKTKKPVASVAATPSPISAPKLQKSPSKDAAPARKSSVPSKAKAGAGATPDKKPGDAKTKTGGAKPQGAGTKVPAASRMEQRKAGPGSIERADSPKTPDRSGCSSPASRSSTPGQQVKKVAVVRTPPKSPSSLRSRAPIAPVAPMPDLKNVKSKIGSTENLKHQPGGGKVQIVHKKIDLSNVQSKCGSKANIHHKPGGGNVEIKSEKLDFKAQSKVGSLENIGHVPKGGQKKIESHKLNFREQAKARTDHGAEIVCRSPDISTDGSPRRLSNVSSSGSINMTDSPQLSTLADQVSASLAKQGL; encoded by the exons AAGAGTTAACACCCGGAAGCCCGCCCAAGAATGGCCGGAGCAGTGTGGCATCAGTGGATGGGGAGGGAGAGCAAGAGAATGGGAAAAAGGAGAGCTCTGTCAGCTCAAGAGAGTCTCCAGTGTCTCCACATCCACTACCGACCACTCTGGCTGATGATTTGAGTTCAGGGATCACAGGTTTTGAAAGCCAGGTGAAGAGGAGTCCCTCAGAAAAGATGAGCGACCATCATAGTGCAAGTGGAtctgaggaggaagagaaagaagaaaatgaaattgAGAAGTCTGACAGAATTTTTTCTCCTGGGGTGGAAGATGCTTCCAAATGTGCtatcaacataaaaaaagatgagGAAGAGGACAAAGTAGTTagtgaagaagaagaggaagaaactgGAGTTTCTAACACCCCAGACTTGTCAACCCAGAAAGACTACATCATTCATGATGAACATGAAACCCCTACTCATCTTCGCATGACCCCAGAGGAAGCTAAAAAACGTGGCCTTTCGTTTGACTACACAGAACCTCAGGATCCTCATCAGGGTGGTCCTGTGGGCTGGGAATGCAGCTCTGACAAAACACCACCAGAAATCAAGAGCCCCAACTCCTGCAGGGCAGATCCGGGATCACCTCTTTCTCTCAGTGCTGCTGCCGACCGTACCCAAGAGGAATCATCTCTAACAGACATCCAAACAGATGctcaggaggaagaagaggaagtagAGGTACCAGAACCTGACCAAGAAGAGGAGGTGACCACCGTTCCTCTGTCTTCCCAAGAAGTTGCTGCACCCAAGATGGAGCCTAAGGCAGAGGAACATAGAGAACCTGAAGAAGCAAAAGAGATCAAGCGGGATACATTTTTGGAGACGAGCGATGGTGACCACATTGATACAGAGAAGGTCCAGCCAGTTGACACACCCGAACCTGTTGCCACCAAAGCTAAGGATGCCGTTAAGCCCAGCGCCCAAGTAATGCCCACAAAAGCACCAAGCAAAGAAACTCCTGTCAAAGAATCTCCagccaaaaaaacaaagaaacccgTTGCTTCAGTTGCTGCTACTCCTTCCCCTATATCTGCTCCCAAACTTCAGAAATCTCCCTCTAAAGATGCTGCTCCGGCCAGAAAATCAAGTGTCCCATCCAAAG CCAAGGCTGGAGCAGGGGCAACTCCAGACAAAAAG CCTGGAGATGCCAAGACGAAGACAGGGGGTGCCAAACCCCAAGGAGCTGGCACTAAGGTCCCTG CTGCTTCACGGATGGAGCAGCGAAAGGCAGGACCAGGGTCCATTgaaagag cTGACTCACCTAAAACCCCAGACCGAAGTGGTTGCAGCAGCCCAGCCAGTCGGTCATCTACCCCTGGACAACAGGTGAAGAAAGTAGCAGTGGTGCGCACCCCTCCTAAATCACCTAGTTCATTGAGATCTCGTGCCCCGATTGCTCCTGTTGCACCAATGCCTGACCTGAAGAACGTCAAGTCCAAGATCGGCTCCACTGAGAACCTCAAACACCAGCCTGGAGGCGGGAAG GTTCAGATAGTGCACAAAAAGATCGACCTAAGCAACGTCCAATCAAAGTGTGGCTCCAAGGCCAACATTCATCACAAACCGG GAGGTGGAAATGTAGAGATCAAATCTGAGAAGTTGGACTTCAAAGCCCAGTCAAAGGTTGGATCTCTGGAGAACATTGGACATGTTCCTAAGGGAGGACAGAAGAAG ATTGAGAGCCACAAGCTAAATTTCCGAGAGCAAGCCAAAGCGCGCACCGACCACGGCGCTGAGATCGTGTGCCGGTCCCCCGACATTTCCACGGATGGATCGCCCCGCCGTCTCAGCAACGTGTCTTCCTCCGGCAGCATCAACATGACCGACTCCCCACAACTGTCCACGCTAGCTGACCAGGTGTCAGCCTCCCTCGCTAAACAAGGCCTGTGA
- the maptb gene encoding microtubule-associated protein tau isoform X3 has product MDHQDHMNSGQMGDSQHSLGNNIASGVGNMTIDDSHQQDIKNGRAAHMGMDDGPVKEELTPGSPPKNGRSSVASVDGEGEQENGKKESSVSSRESPVSPHPLPTTLADDLSSGITGFESQVKRSPSEKMSDHHSASGSEEEEKEENEIEKSDRIFSPGVEDASKCAINIKKDEEEDKVVSEEEEEETGVSNTPDLSTQKDYIIHDEHETPTHLRMTPEEAKKRGLSFDYTEPQDPHQGGPVGWECSSDKTPPEIKSPNSCRADPGSPLSLSAAADRTQEESSLTDIQTDAQEEEEEVEVPEPDQEEEVTTVPLSSQEVAAPKMEPKAEEHREPEEAKEIKRDTFLETSDGDHIDTEKVQPVDTPEPVATKAKDAVKPSAQVMPTKAPSKETPVKESPAKKTKKPVASVAATPSPISAPKLQKSPSKDAAPARKSSVPSKAKAGAGATPDKKPGDAKTKTGGAKPQGAGTKVPAASRMEQRKAGPGSIERADSPKTPDRSGCSSPASRSSTPGQQVKKVAVVRTPPKSPSSLRSRAPIAPVAPMPDLKNVKSKIGSTENLKHQPGGGKVQIVHKKIDLSNVQSKCGSKANIHHKPGGGNVEIKSEKLDFKAQSKVGSLENIGHVPKGGQKKREKGKEAEPQAANASSNGDAVHSNDGDMTFDLPSSEGNSLVKSEGLN; this is encoded by the exons AAGAGTTAACACCCGGAAGCCCGCCCAAGAATGGCCGGAGCAGTGTGGCATCAGTGGATGGGGAGGGAGAGCAAGAGAATGGGAAAAAGGAGAGCTCTGTCAGCTCAAGAGAGTCTCCAGTGTCTCCACATCCACTACCGACCACTCTGGCTGATGATTTGAGTTCAGGGATCACAGGTTTTGAAAGCCAGGTGAAGAGGAGTCCCTCAGAAAAGATGAGCGACCATCATAGTGCAAGTGGAtctgaggaggaagagaaagaagaaaatgaaattgAGAAGTCTGACAGAATTTTTTCTCCTGGGGTGGAAGATGCTTCCAAATGTGCtatcaacataaaaaaagatgagGAAGAGGACAAAGTAGTTagtgaagaagaagaggaagaaactgGAGTTTCTAACACCCCAGACTTGTCAACCCAGAAAGACTACATCATTCATGATGAACATGAAACCCCTACTCATCTTCGCATGACCCCAGAGGAAGCTAAAAAACGTGGCCTTTCGTTTGACTACACAGAACCTCAGGATCCTCATCAGGGTGGTCCTGTGGGCTGGGAATGCAGCTCTGACAAAACACCACCAGAAATCAAGAGCCCCAACTCCTGCAGGGCAGATCCGGGATCACCTCTTTCTCTCAGTGCTGCTGCCGACCGTACCCAAGAGGAATCATCTCTAACAGACATCCAAACAGATGctcaggaggaagaagaggaagtagAGGTACCAGAACCTGACCAAGAAGAGGAGGTGACCACCGTTCCTCTGTCTTCCCAAGAAGTTGCTGCACCCAAGATGGAGCCTAAGGCAGAGGAACATAGAGAACCTGAAGAAGCAAAAGAGATCAAGCGGGATACATTTTTGGAGACGAGCGATGGTGACCACATTGATACAGAGAAGGTCCAGCCAGTTGACACACCCGAACCTGTTGCCACCAAAGCTAAGGATGCCGTTAAGCCCAGCGCCCAAGTAATGCCCACAAAAGCACCAAGCAAAGAAACTCCTGTCAAAGAATCTCCagccaaaaaaacaaagaaacccgTTGCTTCAGTTGCTGCTACTCCTTCCCCTATATCTGCTCCCAAACTTCAGAAATCTCCCTCTAAAGATGCTGCTCCGGCCAGAAAATCAAGTGTCCCATCCAAAG CCAAGGCTGGAGCAGGGGCAACTCCAGACAAAAAG CCTGGAGATGCCAAGACGAAGACAGGGGGTGCCAAACCCCAAGGAGCTGGCACTAAGGTCCCTG CTGCTTCACGGATGGAGCAGCGAAAGGCAGGACCAGGGTCCATTgaaagag cTGACTCACCTAAAACCCCAGACCGAAGTGGTTGCAGCAGCCCAGCCAGTCGGTCATCTACCCCTGGACAACAGGTGAAGAAAGTAGCAGTGGTGCGCACCCCTCCTAAATCACCTAGTTCATTGAGATCTCGTGCCCCGATTGCTCCTGTTGCACCAATGCCTGACCTGAAGAACGTCAAGTCCAAGATCGGCTCCACTGAGAACCTCAAACACCAGCCTGGAGGCGGGAAG GTTCAGATAGTGCACAAAAAGATCGACCTAAGCAACGTCCAATCAAAGTGTGGCTCCAAGGCCAACATTCATCACAAACCGG GAGGTGGAAATGTAGAGATCAAATCTGAGAAGTTGGACTTCAAAGCCCAGTCAAAGGTTGGATCTCTGGAGAACATTGGACATGTTCCTAAGGGAGGACAGAAGAAG AGGGAGAAGGGGAAGGAAGCAGAGCCGCAGGCCGCAAATGCTTCCTCTAATGGGGATGCTGTTCACTCTAATGATGGtgacatgacctttgaccttcccTCCTCTGAAGGGAACAGTCTGGTTAAGTCAGAGGGCCTCA ATTGA
- the maptb gene encoding microtubule-associated protein tau isoform X2, with protein MDHQDHMNSGQMGDSQHSLGNNIASGVGNMTIDDSHQQDIKNGRAAHMGMDDGPVKEELTPGSPPKNGRSSVASVDGEGEQENGKKESSVSSRESPVSPHPLPTTLADDLSSGITGFESQVKRSPSEKMSDHHSASGSEEEEKEENEIEKSDRIFSPGVEDASKCAINIKKDEEEDKVVSEEEEEETGVSNTPDLSTQKDYIIHDEHETPTHLRMTPEEAKKRGLSFDYTEPQDPHQGGPVGWECSSDKTPPEIKSPNSCRADPGSPLSLSAAADRTQEESSLTDIQTDAQEEEEEVEVPEPDQEEEVTTVPLSSQEVAAPKMEPKAEEHREPEEAKEIKRDTFLETSDGDHIDTEKVQPVDTPEPVATKAKDAVKPSAQVMPTKAPSKETPVKESPAKKTKKPVASVAATPSPISAPKLQKSPSKDAAPARKSSVPSKAKAGAGATPDKKPGDAKTKTGGAKPQGAGTKVPADSPKTPDRSGCSSPASRSSTPGQQVKKVAVVRTPPKSPSSLRSRAPIAPVAPMPDLKNVKSKIGSTENLKHQPGGGKVQIVHKKIDLSNVQSKCGSKANIHHKPGGGNVEIKSEKLDFKAQSKVGSLENIGHVPKGGQKKIESHKLNFREQAKARTDHGAEIVCRSPDISTDGSPRRLSNVSSSGSINMTDSPQLSTLADQVSASLAKQGL; from the exons AAGAGTTAACACCCGGAAGCCCGCCCAAGAATGGCCGGAGCAGTGTGGCATCAGTGGATGGGGAGGGAGAGCAAGAGAATGGGAAAAAGGAGAGCTCTGTCAGCTCAAGAGAGTCTCCAGTGTCTCCACATCCACTACCGACCACTCTGGCTGATGATTTGAGTTCAGGGATCACAGGTTTTGAAAGCCAGGTGAAGAGGAGTCCCTCAGAAAAGATGAGCGACCATCATAGTGCAAGTGGAtctgaggaggaagagaaagaagaaaatgaaattgAGAAGTCTGACAGAATTTTTTCTCCTGGGGTGGAAGATGCTTCCAAATGTGCtatcaacataaaaaaagatgagGAAGAGGACAAAGTAGTTagtgaagaagaagaggaagaaactgGAGTTTCTAACACCCCAGACTTGTCAACCCAGAAAGACTACATCATTCATGATGAACATGAAACCCCTACTCATCTTCGCATGACCCCAGAGGAAGCTAAAAAACGTGGCCTTTCGTTTGACTACACAGAACCTCAGGATCCTCATCAGGGTGGTCCTGTGGGCTGGGAATGCAGCTCTGACAAAACACCACCAGAAATCAAGAGCCCCAACTCCTGCAGGGCAGATCCGGGATCACCTCTTTCTCTCAGTGCTGCTGCCGACCGTACCCAAGAGGAATCATCTCTAACAGACATCCAAACAGATGctcaggaggaagaagaggaagtagAGGTACCAGAACCTGACCAAGAAGAGGAGGTGACCACCGTTCCTCTGTCTTCCCAAGAAGTTGCTGCACCCAAGATGGAGCCTAAGGCAGAGGAACATAGAGAACCTGAAGAAGCAAAAGAGATCAAGCGGGATACATTTTTGGAGACGAGCGATGGTGACCACATTGATACAGAGAAGGTCCAGCCAGTTGACACACCCGAACCTGTTGCCACCAAAGCTAAGGATGCCGTTAAGCCCAGCGCCCAAGTAATGCCCACAAAAGCACCAAGCAAAGAAACTCCTGTCAAAGAATCTCCagccaaaaaaacaaagaaacccgTTGCTTCAGTTGCTGCTACTCCTTCCCCTATATCTGCTCCCAAACTTCAGAAATCTCCCTCTAAAGATGCTGCTCCGGCCAGAAAATCAAGTGTCCCATCCAAAG CCAAGGCTGGAGCAGGGGCAACTCCAGACAAAAAG CCTGGAGATGCCAAGACGAAGACAGGGGGTGCCAAACCCCAAGGAGCTGGCACTAAGGTCCCTG cTGACTCACCTAAAACCCCAGACCGAAGTGGTTGCAGCAGCCCAGCCAGTCGGTCATCTACCCCTGGACAACAGGTGAAGAAAGTAGCAGTGGTGCGCACCCCTCCTAAATCACCTAGTTCATTGAGATCTCGTGCCCCGATTGCTCCTGTTGCACCAATGCCTGACCTGAAGAACGTCAAGTCCAAGATCGGCTCCACTGAGAACCTCAAACACCAGCCTGGAGGCGGGAAG GTTCAGATAGTGCACAAAAAGATCGACCTAAGCAACGTCCAATCAAAGTGTGGCTCCAAGGCCAACATTCATCACAAACCGG GAGGTGGAAATGTAGAGATCAAATCTGAGAAGTTGGACTTCAAAGCCCAGTCAAAGGTTGGATCTCTGGAGAACATTGGACATGTTCCTAAGGGAGGACAGAAGAAG ATTGAGAGCCACAAGCTAAATTTCCGAGAGCAAGCCAAAGCGCGCACCGACCACGGCGCTGAGATCGTGTGCCGGTCCCCCGACATTTCCACGGATGGATCGCCCCGCCGTCTCAGCAACGTGTCTTCCTCCGGCAGCATCAACATGACCGACTCCCCACAACTGTCCACGCTAGCTGACCAGGTGTCAGCCTCCCTCGCTAAACAAGGCCTGTGA